The following DNA comes from Lynx canadensis isolate LIC74 chromosome C2, mLynCan4.pri.v2, whole genome shotgun sequence.
ttcctgCAAGGATCACTGCCCTTAAGGTTTTCTGTATTagtttttgtgtttggttttagGTTACCTTTGCTTTATGTGTCATATTCTATTCAACTCCCCTTTTGCACTTCCGTTTCTACCACTGTACCTCTTCCTCAAATAATCTTGTGAGATGTCTGAACACATTATATAATACTGTCTCAAATTCATTTGTTTCATGaattgtcattcattcatttagcagaTTTCTGTGGTACCTATTTTATGTGCCAAGCAGTAATCTAGTTGCTGTGATAACTTGCCTAACACATTACAGGGGAAGATAGGCCATGAACagatttataaataagaaaatttcagAACATGATAAGTattaggataaaaataaaataaaatagataactGCAAGTATGCCTGGGGGAAGAGGAAAGCAACATTAGAGTCATTAGGATAGGCCTCTCTGAGAGCTTGAAACCTGAATGAAGAAAAGGGGACAGCCGTGCAAAAAGGCCAAGCAAGAAGCATTCCAAGCAGAGAAAAAAGCAGTGCAAATActatgaaatctgaataaacttgATATGTTTGCAGACAGAAATAAAGTCAATATTTTGGGAGGAGAGTGAGCAAAAAAGGGCCAGTGCAGAAGAAAAGGTTGTAGAATAGGTGGGGTGAACTCATGAGAGCCCATGTAGGTCATGTTAAGACATTTAGATGtagtataaaatgctttttttatctttaatatatcTGTCTTAGCTTCTCAGAAAAAGTATAAACTTCTTGGGGGCATGTTAATACTCAGTGTTTTTATCCTCCAAGGTACTACTACCCTTTTTAGATATATGTATCAAAATAGAACATGGGGTAGAACTTAGAAGATTGGATTATGATCCCAGCTCTCTGTGAACTAGCTGTAGGTCATGTcatttcaatgtttctttatatGATCATTGAGGAGATTAGATAGCTGTGTTCTAGTGCTAAAATTTGATGTCTTCATAAACATATGTGAAAGAACATTGAAGACCTTTAAGTGCTATATGAATGTAAGATGTATATTATGAACACAGTAGGGTTATGGATAAATCAAGGCAAATTTATTACCCTAGAAGTCCCAAATTGTGCCACAGAAATAGCTGCTACTCTTCACATGCTCTGGCATCCTTCTCCTCTAAAGCCCTCCACTATTTATATACTTCATTCAGATTAACTATCATCACCTAGAACCATTCTGTCTTTTTCCCCACCATTCTGTCTTATATCACGTCTtctcttgccatttctttttgataaaataaGCCTTTTATCTTCCCaaaactattttgtttatttctttcctcttggaTTATATCATGCATCTCAAATAGCCTCACACACAAtcatgtctctgttttctcaaacACTCTACATAAATCATCTaaggatatttattttgtgactttcAGAAAAACTGTCTTCTCAGATTACTCTCCTGGAGGCTCAGAATAGAAgtggagaggcagatagagaagTCAGTGAGGTAAGTGATATGTTCTTAAAATAACCAGAATGTGAACTAGATCAAGAGAAGTTAGCTTCAAACCTAAACATTTCAGCAACTTTCTAATGTTGACAGAGAATTACATTATCTAGAAATGAGATCTATTTAAGAAAGTTATAATGGTTATTATTTCCCATTTGGTCtcatttatatcaaaatattggattttttttttttatttgtcctgaACCAGAATACAAGTATAGTAGCCATTTGTTTGGGATTTGATAATTCATTTCTCATACTGGGTTATTATTTATCTCAACTTCTTTGCCCATCTCGGAAAAGTTTCTCAGGAGATTAGATAAAATCTCTAGTTCCCCTCCACTAAATTGGCATAGTTTCATTTAGGATTATattaaaaagagtatttttgaaGAATGGTGCTTTTTATAACCTGAAAATTACTATAAGAATGTGTGATTCCtaaatattctgttgttttaagaagTCAGTGATAGAGTCATAAGTGGCCTTGAAGAATAATGTAACTTCTTAACAGAAGTGTCTGCTTAATTATATtagagttcttcagagaaacaaaatagggagtgtgtatatatgtagagagagagatttattttaagggaatTAGTTCATGCAATTGTGGGAGCTAGCAAATCCAAAATCTAGAGGGTAGGCCAGCAGGCTAGAGACTGAGGGAAGAATTACAGTTCGAGTCTAAAGGCAGTCAGGTGGCAGAATTCCCTCTGTTTGGAGgtggtcagtcttttttttttttttttggttaaggcctcaactgattagatgaggcccacttACATTGTGGAGGGTAATCAAAgcctactgatttaaatgtttatttcacctaaaaaataccttcacagacaCATGTAGAATAattctagaataatgtttgaccacgTATCTGGGTACTATGCTTTAGCAAAGTTGacaataaaattaaccattatacttatatttagtatttttttatggGACTGCTGATGTGCTGTTCACAAACTTggcaaaaagaaactaaaatttgaaagatataGCATTATATGGATATTGGCAGAGTAAAAATGAGTCGTGTTTGGCCAAGCAGGTGCTTAATGTTTTAAGATGCTTAGCAGTAGTATCTAGTGAAAACAAGATAACTTAGATCAAAAAAGAGGAACAGGTAAGAAAGATGgtaatttcttaagaaaaagaaaaacaggggctcctgggtggcacagtcagttaaacgtctgacttcagctcgggtcatgatctcacggtccgtgagtttgtgccccacgttgggctctgtgctgacacctcagagcctggagcctgctttggattctgtgtctccctctctctctgcccctccctgctcatgctctctctctctctgtctcaaaaataaataaaaacattaaaaaaaaaaaaaaaagaaaaagaaaaacagtaccagaagggagaacagaaaaacagagaacaagggaaaagaaaggggaaaaacacacacacacacacacaaagaaattgCAAAAGGAAGGGTGCCTAAGATAATCCTTTGGGGTAAGAGAAAGTGAGTAGAAAAGGTGCATAGAAAGTGTAAGCTCAGCTGAAAGGGAAAGGCTAGTATTAGCAGAAAAAGTAATGAGAGTggctggaaaaaaacaaagttctctGGTATAACATTGGGTATATATCTTAGGGATAACATTGATTTTTCACCTGAGCCAAAAAATTGATTGAACTTAGCAGATCTCATGGAGAGCAGCAGAGGGTGTGaccaagggaaggaagagagtgaGTGAAGTGGCAtgatggagaagaggaaacaagTATACTTAGGgcgagagagagaacaaaaaaggAATTATATTGAGGTCTTCTGGCAGAAAGTGATGTCTTGACTATATCAGGTCTTTAGTGTATATAGGGATGGATAAATAAGCATGTGAcctgaagaaattataaaaggagCTTTTTCCATGTGCTTAAATACTCTGTCCAGTGTTAATCTCCAGAAATTTGATTATGAATAATGCAGACAGCAgagaattttaaatgattaaaaataatgcttatgaaaaattataacctttcttgaaataataattttaaagtgatgaatattttttcttattcaatgGCTGAGAATGTTACCAACATAGTAGCTAATATTCATTGgatacttactgtgtgccagcttttgctagtaaatggcagagctaagATGTGAACTCAGTTGGATTGCAGAGCTTGTACTCTTGGCCACTACATTATTTGACAATCCTATGGGGATTTTTCCCCTCCTAtcaaattggaattttttttggggggaaaaaatggtgCTGTTGGCATAGGTGGAGATTTCATTGTGTACACTGTCTCCAAACTCAATTTAGTAAAGTTCTAATGAAATTTACCAGGAGATTCACTGATTGTGTTTCCTAGGAAGACAATTATAGAAACAATGTATATGGATTAAGCAGCCTAACACAGCTATCTTTGTAATAATAATGGTTAATATTTTGTCAGACAATTCTGTAATTTCATACCCATCCCTCAGTAGAACTTCTTTTTGGTTATTTGATTATGGTAGTTTATCTCAACCTACTTGTTTAATAATCCACTTATCTGGTGGTAATGGCTATCTTATGTAATATTTCCCATTTCAACGGATAGTTTAGGAAAAAGGATCTCATAACTTCCTTTTTGGTGTACCAAACAAAATTTAATgcatttcctgcttttctttttatttttaagcaattctcaagagaaacaaataggaattttaatccaaagaaaaagtttcccaaataCGGGATATCCAGAAAAGGAGTTCCAGGCTACTATACAGGTCTTATGAATATGGCTTGACCTCAATATAGGATTGACAGGGTACTCTCACACAGAGGTCCAGTTTGGGAAAtaataactgattttaaaagtatttagcaGCTTTATGGAAGGAGGTTTGGACTAGAGATTTTCAGGTTTTGAAAAATGCCTAAAATATGAGTTTTTAGTTAGGCTCTTTCTTATAAGACATCTGATTgaggcttttcctttcttttttaaaaaataggtcaaCATGGTTGATATTACCGGACTCAGCAAGAGTAGCTCTTCTGCTGAGGAGAGTGGACAGGATGTCTTAGACAACACATTTTCTCAGAAACATAAAGAACTGTCCGTTTTATTGCTGGAAATGAAAGAAGCTCAAGAAGAGATTGCATTTCTTAAGCTGCAGCTCCAGGGGAAAAAGGCCGAGGGGGACGCTGAGGTCCCTgaccagaaagaaatgaagcagaCAGAAAGTGAAGGAATACTTACAGTTAGCATGAAAGTATTGCCTGAAGATACAGGGCAACATTTTCCCCCAATGCCACATGAAGGGAGCAGTCTTCCaacacttgaaaaagaaaagcagatgagTACTAAACATCAAAATAGAACATCTgaagaaatatctttaaatgaCACTGAAATGGAATTAAAATCAACCAAACAGGATGATGTTGATAAATCCCTTTCTGCTGTACCAGGAATTTGTCAGTGTCACCAGGATGAATTGGAAAGGCTAAAAAGGCAAATTTTGGAGCTCGAGATAAGCTCTCATAAAGCAGAGGAAATCTATGAGGAAAATTTAGATGAGAAAGCTAAAGAAATCAGCAACCTAACCCAGTTGGTTGATGAGTTTAGGAAAAATGCCGAAAATACCAACAGTGCATTCACTGCTTTGTCTGAAGAAAGAGACCAACTTCTCTCTCAAGTGAAGGAACTTAGTGTGGTAATGGAACTGAGGGCTCAGGTACAACAACTGGAAGTGAGCCTTGCAGAAGCAGAAAGGCAAAGAAGACTTGACTATGAAAGTCAAACGACTCATCACAACTTGCTTACTGAACAGATCCACAGTCTCAGCATAGAAGCCAAATCTAAAGATGTGAAGATTGAAGTTTTGCAGAATGAACTCGATGGTTTGCAGCTTCAGTTTTCTGAGCAGAGTGCACTGATAAAAAGCCTGCAAAGCCagctggagaagaaggaaaatgaagttcTTGAAGGTGCAGAATGTGTAAGGAATATGTCAAATAAGATGGAAGAACTTTCTCAGGCTCTTTCACAGAAGGAACTTGAAATAGCAAAAATGGATCAACtcttattagagaaaaaaagagatgtggaAACCCTCCGACAAACCATCATAGAGAAGGATCAGCAAGTGACGGAAATCAGCTTCAGTATGACTGAGAAAATGGTTCAGCTTAATGAGGAGAAGTTTTCTCTTGGGGTTGAAATTAAGACTCTTAAAGAACAGTTGAACTTATTATCCAGGGCTGAAGAGGCAAAAAAAGAGCAGATAGAAGAAGATAAAGAAGTTGTTTCTGGCCTTAAACAGAATTATGATGAGCTGAACCCAGCAGGGCTCCTAAGTAAAGAAGAACTTCAGCATGAATTAGACCttgtaaagaaagaaagtgaacagagaaagagaaagctccAGGCAGCTCTTATTAACAGAAAGGAACTTCTACAGAGAGTGAGTAGATTAGAAGAGGAATTGGCCAAAGTGAAAAATGAATCTACGAAAGAGATCCCACTCAATgagagtgagaagagagaaatggaagaagacaaagaaagcaaagaagactCAGAAAAATGTGTGACTGCTAAGtgccaagaaatagaaatttctttaaaacagatAATATCTGAGAAAGAGGTGGAGCTAGAGCATGTAAGGAAGGATTTAGAAGAGAAGGTAGCAGCTGAAGAAGAGTTACAGGCTGTGATCCAACAGATGAATCAGAACCTGCAAGAGAAGACCAACAAAATAGATTTGCTGCAAGCAGAAATCATTGAAAACCAAGCAGTTATCCAAAAGTTAACCACAGGTAACAAGGATGTAGGTGATGGAGACTCAGCAGCACCTGTAAAAGAAACAGTGGCCATCAGTCCACCTGGTGTGGGCAGTGGAGAACACTGGAAACCAGAGCTGGAAGAAAAGATGCTggaccttgaaaaagaaaaggagcaacTTCAAAAGAAACTACAGGAGGTGTTAACCTCTCGAAAGGCGATTCTACAGAAggcacaagaaaaagaaagacatcttaGAGAGGAACTAAAGCAACAGAAGGATGATTATAATCACTTACGAGATCAATTtgatgagcagaggaaggaaaatgaggacATCGGAGACCAACTAAGACAACTCCAGATTCAAGTAAAGGAGTCTGTAGACAGAAAACTCCTGAGCATCGACCAGCAGGATCCAGGACCTCCAAATCAAAGTTTAAAAGAACCTTTATTCAAAGCCACAGAGCAGCAACCTGCTCAATCTGTTTCAGAGTCTGACTTGCTTTCTCCTAGAGATGCAGATGCTCTGCAGAGCAGTACTTCTGTTGTCCAGATTAAGAACCAGCTGAAAGAGATAGAGGCCCAGAAAGAGGAGTTGGAATTGAAGATTAGTTCTGTGACAAGTGAGCTTACTAAAAAATCAGAAGAGGTATTTCAGTTACAAGAGCAGATAAATAAACAGGATTTGGAAATCCGGAGCCTGAAGACAGCATCCCATGAGGCTGAAACCCATGCAGAAAGCCTGAGGCAGAAGTTGGAAAGCAGTCAGCTAGAAATTGCTGGATTAGAACATTTAAGAGAATTACAGCCTGAACTAGATGAATTGCAGAAACTCCTaagcaaaaaggaagaagaagttAGATACCTTTCTGGACAGCTTAATGAGAAAGAAGAGGCGCTTATGAAAGTACAGACAGAGATAATGGAACAAGAGGATTTAATCAAGGCTCTCCATACACAGCTGGAAATGCAAGCCAAAGAACATGATGAGAAGATAAAGCAGTTGCAGGTGGAACTTTGTGAAATGAAGCAAAAACCAGAGGAGACTGGGGAAGAAAGTAAAGCAAAGCAACAAATACAGAGGAAACTGCAAGCTGCTCTTATTTCCCGAAAAGAagcactaaaagaaaacaaaagtctccAAGAGGAATTGTCTTTGGCCAGAGAAACCATTGAACATCTCACTAAGTCTCTGGCAGATGTGGAAAGCCAAGTTTCtgctcaaaataaagaaaaagatacattCTTAGGAAAGTTAGCTCTTcttcaggaagaaagagacaagctcattacagaaatggacagatcttTAATGGAAAATCAAAGTCTCAATGGCTCTTGTGAAAGTCTGAAATTAGCTCTGGAGGATCTTACTGAAGACAAGAAAAACTTAGTGAAGGAAATTGAATCTTTGAAATGTTCTAAGATTGCAGAAAGCGCTGAGTGGCAAGAGAAACACAAAGAGTTACAAAAGGAGTATGAAATCCTTCTGCAGTCATATGAGAATGTTAGTAATGAGGCAGAAAGGATTCAGCATGTTGTGGAAACTGTGAGGCAAGAGAAGCAAGAACTGTATGGCAAGTTGAGAAGCACAGAAGCAAACAAGAAAGAGGTAGAAAAGCAATTACAGGAAGCTGAACGGGAaatggaggaaatgaaagaaaagatgagaaagtttGCTAAATCTAAACAACAGAAAATCCTAGAATTGGAAGAAGAGAATGACCGGCTTAGAGCAGAGGTACATTCTGGAGGAGGTACATCGAATGATGATGTGGAAGCACTTCTTTCTTCCAATTCCAACTTGAAAGAAGAACTGGAAAGGGTCAAAACAGAGTATAAAACCCTTTCTAAGGAGTTTGAGGCTTTAATGACTGAGAAGGACTCTCTATGTGAAGAGGTTCGAGATTTAAAGCATCAGGTTGAAGGTACTGTATCCAAACAAGGTAGCCTGGAGGCCACTGAGAAACCTGATAACCAAAGGGATATCTTTGAAGGGACAACACAGTCtgtcccaggtgattctaatgaaCAAAGCTCTCTGAACATGAGCACAAGGCCTGAATATTCAGAATCCGTTCCATCTGAGAACAGTGCCAAGAAGCCTGATGAAAATGAGAATGTCAGTTCACATGATGAAATTAATAACTGCCTGCAGCAGATTGATCAGCTCAAAGAAAAAATTGCTGAAttagaggaagagaagcagaaagaaagagaatttaacCAGACTTTAGAAAATGAGAGAAGTACCTTACAGAGTCAAATATCAGCAAAGGATGATGAACTAAAAATACTTCAGgaagaaataaccaaaataaaccTATCAAATAAGCAAATGCAAGAAGAACTTGCCAGAGTTACCAAGCTAAAGGAgacagcagaagaagagaaagatgattTGGAAGAGAGGCTTATGAATCAATTAGCAGAACTTAATGGAAGCATTGGGAATTACTATCAGGATGTTACAGATGCCCAAATAAAAAATGAGCTACTGGAATCTGAAATGCAGAACCTTAAAAAGTGTGTGAGTGaattggaagaagaaaaacagcagtTAGTCAAGGAGAAAACTAAGGTGGAATCAGAAATACGAAAggaatatttggagaaaatacAAGGTGCTCAGAAGGAACCTGGCAATAAAAGCCATGCAAAGGAACTTCAAGagctgttaaaagaaaaacaacaagaagTAAAGCAGCTGCAGAAGGACTGCATCAGGTATCAAGAGAAAATTAGTGCTCTGGAGAGAACTGTAAAGGCCCTAGAGTTTGTTCAAACAGAGTCCCAAAAAGATTTGGAAATAACCAAAGAAAATCTGGCTCAAGCCAATGAACACCGCAAGAAGGCAGAAACAGAATTGGCTAGCTTCAAAGTAGTGCTAGATGACACTCAAAGTGAAGCAGCAAGGGTCCTAGCAGATAATCTCAAGTTGAAAAAGGAACTTCAGTCCAACAAAGAATCAGTTAAAagccaaatgaaacaaaaagatgaagaTCTGGAGCGGAGACTGGAGCAGGTAGAAGAGAAACACCTGAAAGAGAAGAAGAACATGCAAGAGAAACTGGATGCTTTGCGTAGAGAGAAAGTCCACTTGGAAGAGACATTTGGAGAGGTTCAGATTACTTTGAACAAGAAAGACAAGGAAGTTAAGCAACTTCAGGAAAACCTTGATAGTACTGTGGCCCAGCTTGCAGCTTTCACTAAGAGCATGTCTTCCCTCCAGGATGATCGGGACAGGGTGATAGATGAAGCCAAGAAGTGGGAGAGGAAATTCAGTGATGCTattcaaacaaaagaagaagaaattagacTCAAAGAGGAGAATTGCAGTGTTCTAAAGGATCAGCTTAGGCAGATGTCCATCCACATGGAAGAATTGAAGATCAACATTTCCAGGTAAATGGATAAGTTTTATGCTCTTCTAAATGTAACTGAAGGCAAAGAAAGTCACTATTTAAACTATTTCTATTGCCTTTGATATTACAGGACTCATTTTGGCTTAGACTTCTCTAGAAGCTATATTctccctcacttcttttttttttttttttcagtgatttttgaCTAGTATTAAGGTGAAATATCCATGTTTGCTTCTCTTCCCATCTTTCTATTGAGagatttctttgatttctccctTTTCGTTTTCATTTCCACTATCTTTGTCTGGGTTTTTACTGTGGTACTCCCAAATGACTGCTTTAGCTTCCTAAATgatctcctcttttctcttccctataTTTGACATTCATTCATACTGCATATACCTGTTAGAGTTCTTTTCCTCTAACACCAATTTTATATCACTTTTCAAGCTCAGGAACTAACACTTGGTACTCCTCCACTTTTAATAGGATTTTTCTGCTCTGAGACAGGTTTCCTCATGGTCTGTCACACCAAGATAATTCCTTTAAGAAGCTAGACATTAGCTTGTCTGgagcaaagtaaaacaaaatagaaaatattgctTTCTAGAGTGTGCAAAGTCATGCCACTAAAATCAGCAACAATATTTGGGAGTTTATGACTGAAATACCCTTAGGTACAATATACCTTTAATACAGAGCACTCAATAGAACTAATATCTCTTCATTAAAAGGATGAGCACCTTGAATCATAAATATTGATTCATTTGTAGGTCTGAGTACTTGTTGTATGTGTTCCTTAGGCATCAGGTAGTTTTTCCTTGAAATCTGTAATTAATgacctcctctctttttttccaggcTTGAACATGATAAGCAAATTTGGGAATCCAAGGCCCAGACAGAGGTCCAGCTTCAACAAAAGGTCTGTGATACTCTGCAAGGGGAAAACAAAGAACTTTTGTCCCAGCTAGAAGAGACTCGGCATCTGTACCACAGTTCTCAGAATGAATTAGCTAAGTTGGAATCAGAACTTAAGATTCTCAGAGACCAGTCGACTGATTTAAataattctttagaaaaatgtaaggaaaagaaagagagtttGGAAGGGATCATAAAGCAGCAAGAGGCTGACATCCAGAATTGTAAGTTCAGTTATGAACAGCTAGAGACTGATCTTCAGGCCTCCAGACAACTGACTAGTAGGCTGCATGAAGAAATAAGCATGAAGGAGCAGAAGATTATAAGCCTGCTTTCTGCCAAGGAACAGGCAATCCAAGTAGCTGTTGCTGAACTACATCAGCaacataataaagaaattaaagaattggAAAACCTGTTgtcccaggaggaagaggagaatatTGTCTTGGAAGAGGAGAACAAAAAAGCTGTTGACAAAACCAACCAGCTTATGGAAACACTGAAAACCATCAAGAAGGAAAACTTGCAGCAGAAGGCTCAGTTGAATTCCTTCGTTAAATCCATGTCTTCTCTCCAGGATGACCGAGACCGCATAGTAGGTGACTACCAACAGCTGGAAGAGCGACATCTCTCTGTCATCTTGGAAAAAGATCAACTCATCCAAGAAGCTGCTGCTGAGAATAACAAGCTTAAAGAAGAAATTCGATGCTTGAGAAGTCATATGGATGATCTCAATTCTGAGAATGCCAAATTAGATGCAGAACTGATCCAGTATAGAGAAGACCTGAACCAAGTGATATCAAGAAAGGACTGCCAGCAAAAACAACTACTTGAAGCCCAACTTCAGCAGAATAAGGAGCTAAAAAGTGAATGTGCTAA
Coding sequences within:
- the GOLGB1 gene encoding golgin subfamily B member 1 isoform X3, whose protein sequence is MLSRLSGLANVVLHELSGDDTDQNMRASLDPALPQESDMEFNNRTQEDVLERLAYAEQLVVELKEIVRQKDIQLQQKDEVLQEERKAADNKIKKLKLHAKAKLTSLNKHIEEMKAQGGTVLPTEPQSEEQLSKHDKSSTEEEMEVEKIKHKLQEKEELISCLQAQLTQAQAEQTTQRSTEVEEFLIMKQQLQEKEELISTLRAQLSQTQAEQAAQKLRVLQRKLEEHEEALLGRAQVVDLLQQELTAAEEKNQILSQQLQQMEAEHNTLRNTVETERQESKILMEKMQLEVTERKLSFHNLQEEMHHLLEQLEQAGQAQAELQSRYSALEQKHKAEMEEKISHISSLQKTEQELHSACNALKEENSKLLQDKSEQAVHSAQAIQQLEEQVKFLSRPTLQQHEAASQTSLPDVYTEDTQVVTEENIAFLQKKVVELENEKRALLLSSIELEELKAENEKLSSQITLLEAQNRSGEADREVSEVNMVDITGLSKSSSSAEESGQDVLDNTFSQKHKELSVLLLEMKEAQEEIAFLKLQLQGKKAEGDAEVPDQKEMKQTESEGILTVSMKVLPEDTGQHFPPMPHEGSSLPTLEKEKQMSTKHQNRTSEEISLNDTEMELKSTKQDDVDKSLSAVPGICQCHQDELERLKRQILELEISSHKAEEIYEENLDEKAKEISNLTQLVDEFRKNAENTNSAFTALSEERDQLLSQVKELSVVMELRAQVQQLEVSLAEAERQRRLDYESQTTHHNLLTEQIHSLSIEAKSKDVKIEVLQNELDGLQLQFSEQSALIKSLQSQLEKKENEVLEGAECVRNMSNKMEELSQALSQKELEIAKMDQLLLEKKRDVETLRQTIIEKDQQVTEISFSMTEKMVQLNEEKFSLGVEIKTLKEQLNLLSRAEEAKKEQIEEDKEVVSGLKQNYDELNPAGLLSKEELQHELDLVKKESEQRKRKLQAALINRKELLQRVSRLEEELAKVKNESTKEIPLNESEKREMEEDKESKEDSEKCVTAKCQEIEISLKQIISEKEVELEHVRKDLEEKVAAEEELQAVIQQMNQNLQEKTNKIDLLQAEIIENQAVIQKLTTGNKDVGDGDSAAPVKETVAISPPGVGSGEHWKPELEEKMLDLEKEKEQLQKKLQEVLTSRKAILQKAQEKERHLREELKQQKDDYNHLRDQFDEQRKENEDIGDQLRQLQIQVKESVDRKLLSIDQQDPGPPNQSLKEPLFKATEQQPAQSVSESDLLSPRDADALQSSTSVVQIKNQLKEIEAQKEELELKISSVTSELTKKSEEVFQLQEQINKQDLEIRSLKTASHEAETHAESLRQKLESSQLEIAGLEHLRELQPELDELQKLLSKKEEEVRYLSGQLNEKEEALMKVQTEIMEQEDLIKALHTQLEMQAKEHDEKIKQLQVELCEMKQKPEETGEESKAKQQIQRKLQAALISRKEALKENKSLQEELSLARETIEHLTKSLADVESQVSAQNKEKDTFLGKLALLQEERDKLITEMDRSLMENQSLNGSCESLKLALEDLTEDKKNLVKEIESLKCSKIAESAEWQEKHKELQKEYEILLQSYENVSNEAERIQHVVETVRQEKQELYGKLRSTEANKKEVEKQLQEAEREMEEMKEKMRKFAKSKQQKILELEEENDRLRAEVHSGGGTSNDDVEALLSSNSNLKEELERVKTEYKTLSKEFEALMTEKDSLCEEVRDLKHQVEGTVSKQGSLEATEKPDNQRDIFEGTTQSVPGDSNEQSSLNMSTRPEYSESVPSENSAKKPDENENVSSHDEINNCLQQIDQLKEKIAELEEEKQKEREFNQTLENERSTLQSQISAKDDELKILQEEITKINLSNKQMQEELARVTKLKETAEEEKDDLEERLMNQLAELNGSIGNYYQDVTDAQIKNELLESEMQNLKKCVSELEEEKQQLVKEKTKVESEIRKEYLEKIQGAQKEPGNKSHAKELQELLKEKQQEVKQLQKDCIRYQEKISALERTVKALEFVQTESQKDLEITKENLAQANEHRKKAETELASFKVVLDDTQSEAARVLADNLKLKKELQSNKESVKSQMKQKDEDLERRLEQVEEKHLKEKKNMQEKLDALRREKVHLEETFGEVQITLNKKDKEVKQLQENLDSTVAQLAAFTKSMSSLQDDRDRVIDEAKKWERKFSDAIQTKEEEIRLKEENCSVLKDQLRQMSIHMEELKINISRLEHDKQIWESKAQTEVQLQQKVCDTLQGENKELLSQLEETRHLYHSSQNELAKLESELKILRDQSTDLNNSLEKCKEKKESLEGIIKQQEADIQNCKFSYEQLETDLQASRQLTSRLHEEISMKEQKIISLLSAKEQAIQVAVAELHQQHNKEIKELENLLSQEEEENIVLEEENKKAVDKTNQLMETLKTIKKENLQQKAQLNSFVKSMSSLQDDRDRIVGDYQQLEERHLSVILEKDQLIQEAAAENNKLKEEIRCLRSHMDDLNSENAKLDAELIQYREDLNQVISRKDCQQKQLLEAQLQQNKELKSECAKLEGKLKESEEAKEDLRRSSLALEEEKQSLSREIESLNASISQLKKQLTALQEEGTLGIFQAQLKVKEEEVQKLSTTLSSSQKRITELEKELICVQKEAAKKVGEIEDKLKKELKHLHHDAGIMRNETETAEERVAELARDLVEMEQKLLMVTKENKDLTAQIQSFGRSMNSLQNSRDHANEELDELKRKYEASLEELAQLREEQGLLSRERDALVSKAALSANSTEDSSLPHLEKLNQQLLSKDEQLLHLSSQLEDSYSQVQSFSKAMASLQNERDHLLNELQKFRKLEEGKQRSVAQPVTSLAEVQSLKKAMSSLQNDRDRLLKELKNLQQQYLQINQEITELRPLKAQLQEYQDKTKNFQIMQEELRQENLSWQHELHQLRVEKSSWETQEKRMKEQYLMAISDKDQQLSHLQNLIRELRSPSSPTEALKVQYQRQASPETLASLDGSQNLVYETELLRTQLNDSLKEIHQKELRIQQLNSKFSQLLEEKNTLSIQLGDTSQSLRENQQHYTDLFNHCAVLEKQVQELQAGPLNIDVAPGAPQEKNGAHRKSDPEELREPQLSFSEAQQQLCNTKREMSELRKLLEEERDQRVAAETALSVAEEQIRRLEHSEWDSARSPIIGSCGTQEQALLIDLTSSSCRRTRSGAGWKRVLRSLCHSRTRVPLLAAIYFLMVHVLLILCFTGHL